In a single window of the Treponema primitia ZAS-1 genome:
- a CDS encoding transposase yields the protein MSDKIIQFNEGVIKDELKELVRTSVEETLNGLLDQEAAQLTGAGKYERTEGRKGYRSGSYKRKLGTTSGEVELKVPKLKGVSFETAIIERYRRRESSVE from the coding sequence ATGTCTGATAAGATTATACAATTCAACGAGGGAGTTATCAAGGACGAGCTGAAGGAATTAGTCCGGACCAGCGTTGAGGAGACCCTGAACGGACTTTTGGACCAGGAAGCCGCTCAGCTAACGGGAGCCGGCAAATACGAGCGGACGGAAGGTCGGAAAGGATACCGGAGCGGAAGCTATAAGCGAAAACTGGGGACGACTTCCGGGGAGGTTGAACTGAAGGTGCCCAAACTAAAAGGGGTATCCTTTGAGACGGCAATTATAGAACGGTACCGAAGGCGGGAAAGCAGCGTGGAGG
- a CDS encoding tyrosine-type recombinase/integrase gives MDVVYLFYENKNIRIPFYNYDKNLFSKLIKTRIGDWDPVRSQFIVKSEYGDTLISQVLANRPYMEVEKSPETPIIVGGFLNQNPTLCLLDDDTDAPAHIMDDIPCIEHHPLPDMFSQSWQVKLEAELQARKYSPNTLASYSYYNRDLCRCLQKPPEEITAVDVKNYLAYQNKTKNLSASTMNLALSAFKFFYTTVLKRDIVEEQRRPRQDKRLPVVLSKAEVKAVFDAEKNIKHRLLLMMAYSSGLRVSEVVSLRRSDIDPARKTVLVSSGKGRKDRYTLLSDQVIRILKEYYFLHDIKTWLFTGQSTAQHLSIRSAQKIFENALQKANVKKGASIHSLRHTFATHLLENGTDVRYIQELLGHRSIRTTERYTHVARRATLKIQSPLDTIEQKD, from the coding sequence ATGGATGTGGTGTATCTTTTTTATGAAAACAAAAATATACGGATTCCATTTTATAACTATGATAAAAACTTATTTTCCAAGCTCATCAAAACGCGGATAGGAGACTGGGATCCTGTACGCAGTCAATTTATCGTAAAGTCAGAATATGGTGACACACTGATTAGCCAAGTTCTTGCAAACAGACCGTATATGGAGGTCGAAAAAAGTCCCGAAACCCCCATCATAGTTGGAGGATTTCTGAACCAAAATCCTACTCTCTGCCTTTTAGACGATGACACGGATGCCCCCGCACACATCATGGATGATATACCCTGTATTGAACATCATCCTTTGCCGGATATGTTTTCGCAATCATGGCAAGTCAAGCTTGAAGCCGAATTACAAGCGCGAAAATACAGTCCCAATACTTTGGCGTCTTATAGCTATTACAATCGTGATCTTTGCCGCTGCCTGCAGAAGCCCCCAGAAGAAATTACCGCAGTAGACGTCAAGAATTATCTTGCCTATCAAAATAAAACCAAAAATCTTTCCGCCTCCACGATGAATTTAGCCTTAAGCGCATTCAAGTTTTTTTATACCACCGTATTAAAACGCGATATAGTTGAGGAACAGCGCCGTCCGCGTCAGGACAAACGCCTCCCCGTGGTCCTTTCCAAGGCGGAAGTCAAAGCGGTATTTGATGCGGAAAAAAATATCAAACATCGGCTCCTCTTGATGATGGCCTATTCCTCTGGTCTTCGAGTGAGCGAAGTAGTATCGTTAAGACGGTCCGACATTGATCCGGCTCGTAAAACTGTATTGGTTAGCTCCGGTAAAGGCCGAAAAGATCGTTATACCCTGCTTTCTGATCAGGTAATCAGAATCCTCAAAGAATATTATTTTCTGCATGATATTAAAACATGGCTTTTTACCGGTCAGTCCACTGCACAGCATTTATCCATTCGATCCGCGCAAAAAATATTTGAAAACGCCCTTCAAAAAGCGAATGTCAAAAAAGGTGCTTCTATCCACAGCCTGCGTCACACTTTTGCTACTCATCTGTTGGAAAATGGAACTGATGTTCGATACATCCAGGAACTTCTAGGCCACCGATCTATAAGAACCACAGAACGATACACCCATGTAGCCCGCCGTGCAACTCTTAAAATCCAAAGCCCTCTTGATACGATCGAACAAAAAGACTAA
- a CDS encoding DUF4340 domain-containing protein → MVYKKKLILLSGLVGLLALVYLLTLFFDPERVNTRNAAFLWLDAKLQDRVDGIEIAKAGEWSNPVKLIRRGNDWYALIGEGEFPAKAARVEDLLRTLTLRGAYPVRGSAASSHERLGLTENNAARILLKGGAGLSLLDLLIGGRDAAGQEIYLRKNDQNEVRSGEDKFSAYVGSAETSWYNLRLFDPQLSTDTALVQRLTVLALPPEDGGERGEPLVITRNGSGWSIEGLDDESIDSQRVDTYVRGILDAEGENFVPGLTAASTSLSDGRIVLELGNGTSLTINVGTLPEGKKGATASGSSYVYILADWTITRLFRDRSYFSK, encoded by the coding sequence ATGGTGTATAAAAAGAAACTCATATTATTATCCGGTTTAGTCGGCCTTCTGGCCTTAGTGTATCTGCTAACCCTCTTTTTTGATCCCGAACGGGTAAATACCAGGAACGCAGCTTTCCTGTGGCTTGACGCCAAATTGCAGGATCGGGTGGATGGTATAGAAATAGCCAAGGCCGGTGAATGGAGCAACCCGGTGAAGCTCATTCGCCGGGGTAATGATTGGTATGCCCTGATAGGGGAGGGGGAATTCCCCGCTAAAGCCGCCCGGGTAGAGGATCTCCTTCGGACGCTTACCCTCCGCGGCGCATATCCCGTCCGTGGTTCCGCCGCTTCTTCCCATGAGCGTTTAGGACTCACCGAAAACAATGCCGCGCGTATTTTACTCAAAGGTGGGGCTGGATTATCTCTTTTAGACCTCCTCATAGGCGGCAGGGATGCTGCTGGTCAGGAAATCTATTTGCGGAAGAATGACCAGAACGAAGTCCGTTCCGGTGAGGATAAGTTTTCGGCCTACGTAGGAAGCGCCGAAACTTCCTGGTATAACCTAAGGCTATTCGATCCCCAGCTCTCCACGGATACTGCCCTTGTTCAGCGCCTTACGGTGCTTGCATTACCGCCAGAGGACGGAGGCGAACGGGGGGAACCACTGGTCATTACAAGGAATGGCAGCGGTTGGAGCATAGAGGGCTTGGATGATGAATCAATAGATTCCCAGCGGGTGGATACCTATGTCAGGGGCATCTTGGATGCTGAGGGTGAAAATTTCGTTCCTGGTCTTACTGCCGCTTCTACAAGTTTAAGTGATGGCCGGATTGTGCTGGAACTGGGTAACGGTACTTCTCTGACCATTAATGTAGGAACCCTGCCGGAAGGCAAAAAGGGCGCAACAGCCAGCGGATCAAGCTATGTATACATCCTGGCGGACTGGACCATTACCCGTTTGTTCCGGGATCGCTCATATTTTTCGAAGTAG
- a CDS encoding GldG family protein, whose protein sequence is MTKRQVTIITVLSIAAMFLVILISQRLWFRLDLTKSKAYTISPVSRNLYTEIPDQVRITYYISKKLSAIHPVPAQLEDLLREYAAYSHGRIRLTVRDPQKAGLSREVESLGIIPQQIEVVEQDQANIAQVYSGIVIEYLDQTDVIPFAFNAGTLEYDLTSRIRNLIRGTQREAAFLVGDTGKQWSTDYSILNQAFAQSGFRIRMINPGEEIPDTLPSLFVLGGVEDLDDWALYRLDRYIQGGGKVLFALDGVFIDANGGLQGRLMIDRGLQAMVSFYGATVKSELALDVSALSLSYQSVDANGSRVIRIVRYPLWIGVLAQNGNSGHPVTSAFGGIDVYWASPLELNPPESVTAVPLFYTTPEAWSLTKDFSTNPEMSYQFQAEINETKGEKLLGAALSGKFPSWFAGVPKPVREGSEEELPDMPAESKESRIIVIGDTDLVSTITQYTRSDRNFDFFLTAADWLGNDDDIISIRSHQSQTGRLDRITDDEKRLKAMAFARYLNIILIPLLVIALGVLRSLQRRRSLQRQGKESSDGV, encoded by the coding sequence ATGACAAAACGACAAGTTACTATTATTACCGTTCTATCGATTGCCGCAATGTTTCTGGTTATTCTGATTAGCCAGCGTTTATGGTTCCGCCTTGATTTAACAAAAAGCAAGGCCTATACCATTTCACCGGTTTCCCGGAATCTCTATACCGAAATACCCGATCAGGTGCGGATTACCTATTATATTTCGAAAAAGCTATCCGCCATTCACCCGGTACCCGCTCAGCTGGAGGATCTGCTCCGGGAATATGCCGCCTATTCCCATGGCAGAATTCGCCTCACGGTTCGGGACCCGCAGAAGGCAGGGCTAAGCCGGGAGGTGGAATCCCTTGGGATCATCCCCCAGCAGATCGAAGTTGTGGAACAGGATCAGGCAAATATCGCCCAGGTTTATTCCGGCATCGTTATTGAATACCTGGACCAGACCGATGTGATCCCCTTCGCGTTTAATGCGGGGACCCTGGAATACGATTTAACTTCACGTATCCGGAACCTTATTCGGGGTACCCAGCGTGAAGCGGCTTTCCTGGTAGGGGACACGGGAAAACAATGGTCTACGGATTACAGTATCCTTAACCAAGCCTTTGCTCAATCCGGTTTCCGGATACGGATGATAAACCCCGGTGAAGAAATTCCCGACACCTTGCCGTCACTTTTTGTGTTAGGCGGAGTTGAGGATCTTGATGATTGGGCCCTATACCGCTTAGACCGGTATATCCAGGGGGGAGGTAAGGTCCTCTTTGCCCTAGACGGGGTTTTTATTGATGCGAACGGCGGGCTCCAAGGCCGTCTCATGATAGACCGTGGGCTCCAGGCCATGGTGTCTTTTTACGGAGCCACGGTCAAATCGGAACTGGCCCTGGACGTTTCCGCCCTGAGCCTTTCCTACCAGTCGGTTGATGCCAATGGTTCCCGGGTTATTCGGATTGTACGGTATCCCCTGTGGATTGGCGTACTGGCCCAGAACGGTAATTCCGGCCATCCTGTGACATCGGCATTTGGCGGCATCGATGTGTATTGGGCGAGTCCCCTGGAGCTTAATCCTCCGGAAAGTGTAACGGCGGTACCCCTGTTCTATACCACCCCGGAGGCATGGTCCCTAACAAAGGATTTTTCCACAAACCCTGAGATGAGCTATCAGTTCCAGGCGGAGATTAACGAAACTAAGGGCGAAAAATTGTTAGGCGCCGCCCTGTCGGGAAAATTCCCCAGCTGGTTTGCAGGTGTCCCGAAACCGGTTCGGGAAGGATCGGAGGAAGAATTGCCTGATATGCCTGCGGAATCCAAGGAATCCCGGATTATCGTCATTGGCGATACGGATCTTGTATCGACTATTACCCAATATACCCGGAGCGACCGTAACTTCGATTTTTTCCTTACCGCGGCGGATTGGCTTGGTAACGATGATGATATCATTAGTATTCGCAGTCACCAGTCTCAGACGGGCCGGCTTGATAGGATTACGGATGATGAAAAACGGCTTAAGGCTATGGCCTTTGCCCGGTATTTAAATATAATACTTATTCCCCTTTTGGTTATTGCCCTGGGGGTTTTACGTTCATTGCAACGGCGCCGTTCATTACAGCGGCAAGGAAAGGAATCTTCCGATGGTGTATAA
- a CDS encoding ABC transporter permease yields MKLSHGTAAPLPFLPRALALARKELYSHGNSPAFYGIAVFFLLFSSIWLFYIQRFFTQDLASLRAYFAAFPLVFILVIPVITMKGWAEERKLGSVELLLTMPFSEWELVVGKYLSSLGVLVFIILLTIPLPLSLLPLGYFDGGVIIAEYIGTLLLGSAAIALGLFLSALSKNQAGAFLGSAVVLMVVMLIQQITFSFDLPDWLAAGINFISLAFHFESFSKGLIDSRDLVFFILATVLFLFLNTRVILYRKWR; encoded by the coding sequence ATGAAATTGTCTCATGGAACTGCTGCCCCGCTTCCTTTCCTCCCAAGGGCCCTGGCTCTGGCCCGGAAGGAGCTTTACTCCCACGGTAACTCTCCGGCTTTCTACGGAATAGCGGTATTTTTTCTGCTTTTTTCCTCTATCTGGCTGTTTTACATTCAGCGTTTCTTTACCCAGGACCTGGCATCCCTGCGGGCTTACTTTGCCGCCTTTCCCCTGGTCTTTATTCTGGTCATTCCGGTGATTACCATGAAAGGCTGGGCGGAGGAACGGAAGCTGGGGAGCGTAGAACTTCTTTTAACCATGCCCTTCTCTGAATGGGAACTGGTGGTGGGGAAGTATCTTTCCTCTCTGGGGGTTTTAGTTTTTATCATCCTGCTGACTATCCCCCTTCCTCTCAGTCTCCTCCCGCTGGGATATTTTGACGGCGGGGTTATCATTGCCGAATATATCGGAACTCTCCTGTTAGGGTCTGCCGCCATAGCCCTGGGGCTCTTTCTTTCCGCACTGTCAAAAAACCAAGCCGGAGCATTTCTTGGAAGCGCCGTTGTACTTATGGTAGTAATGCTGATACAGCAGATAACCTTTAGTTTTGATTTGCCGGACTGGCTTGCGGCGGGGATCAACTTTATCTCCCTTGCATTTCATTTTGAAAGCTTTTCCAAGGGCCTCATCGATTCACGGGATCTGGTCTTCTTTATCCTGGCCACGGTATTGTTTCTCTTCCTCAATACCCGGGTAATTCTGTACCGGAAATGGAGGTAG
- a CDS encoding ABC transporter ATP-binding protein, translating to MIEVHGLTKRYGPVEAVKDVSFSVGKDQVLGFLGPNGAGKTTIMKILTGYHFPSGGKALVDGISVEDDPVEVKKRIGYLPESVPLYGDLSPTEYLNFIAEARLIPREDRRRRLEEAIDACGLSQVRSKRIENLSKGYKQRVGLAQAIIHDPPILILDEPTSGLDPNQIIEIRSLIKELGKRKTVILSTHILQEVEAVCSRVLILNEGRIAAQGTPEEIAGTMKGGDSWVLTLKGAYAHTLPERLLQLGAGIAPASLEEQGDATINLSFFLPGGENPEGESSEGERIFDWAVTQGYKILRMNRKRLSLEDIFVKLTNEVGQQLSNEVGQQLSNEVGQQLSNEEAKS from the coding sequence ATGATTGAAGTGCATGGACTTACAAAACGGTATGGACCGGTCGAAGCGGTAAAGGATGTATCCTTTTCCGTAGGCAAAGACCAGGTCCTGGGTTTCCTCGGCCCTAACGGCGCGGGGAAGACCACCATCATGAAGATCCTCACGGGATACCACTTCCCCTCCGGGGGAAAAGCCCTGGTAGACGGAATTTCCGTGGAGGATGATCCGGTGGAGGTAAAAAAACGCATCGGCTACCTCCCGGAAAGCGTACCCCTTTACGGCGATCTCAGCCCCACGGAGTACCTGAACTTTATTGCCGAAGCCCGGCTTATCCCCAGGGAGGATCGGCGCAGGCGGCTGGAAGAGGCCATCGACGCCTGCGGCCTCTCCCAGGTACGGTCCAAACGGATCGAAAACCTTTCCAAGGGCTATAAACAGCGGGTAGGTCTGGCCCAGGCCATCATCCACGATCCTCCCATTCTGATTCTGGACGAACCTACCAGCGGGCTGGATCCTAATCAGATTATCGAAATCCGCAGTCTTATAAAGGAACTGGGGAAACGAAAAACAGTAATACTGTCTACCCATATACTCCAGGAAGTGGAAGCGGTCTGTTCCCGGGTACTGATACTAAACGAAGGGCGCATAGCCGCCCAGGGGACTCCCGAAGAAATCGCCGGTACCATGAAGGGCGGCGACAGCTGGGTACTAACCCTGAAGGGCGCCTATGCCCATACGCTCCCGGAACGGCTTTTGCAGTTGGGGGCGGGAATCGCCCCGGCAAGCCTGGAAGAGCAGGGTGATGCAACGATAAACCTGAGTTTCTTCCTCCCCGGCGGGGAAAACCCGGAAGGGGAGTCCTCCGAAGGGGAACGGATCTTTGATTGGGCGGTAACCCAGGGCTATAAGATCCTCAGGATGAACCGAAAACGGCTGAGCCTGGAAGATATATTTGTGAAGCTGACCAACGAAGTTGGTCAGCAGCTGTCCAACGAAGTTGGTCAGCAGCTGTCCAATGAAGTTGGTCAGCAGCTGTCTAACGAGGAGGCCAAATCATGA
- a CDS encoding ribonuclease Z translates to MNLEAFILGSGGMMPLPNRHLTSVLLRREGELFLFDGGEGTQVSLRKLNLRWKKISVIFVSHTHADHVTGIPGLLMLSSQVDRDDPLYIIGPPRIAEYIETSRRVLDMYINYEIIIKEVTEPGIVYQGDGFHVRAFNLRHTKPCLGYTLEEDERPGIFHPEKADALGVPRGPLWSKLQSGETVIAADGREVRPEEVLGETRSGRKFSFVTDTLAFPEIADEVHGSDFFVCEGMFERALEESAREKKHMTAEQAAYLAKAAEVKKMALIHYSPRYTEYDLKQLLKEAQSIFPGTILSRDRMVYPIEYID, encoded by the coding sequence ATGAACCTTGAAGCATTTATCCTCGGTTCCGGCGGCATGATGCCCTTGCCGAACCGTCATCTTACATCGGTGTTGCTAAGGCGGGAAGGGGAGTTGTTCCTGTTTGACGGTGGGGAGGGTACCCAGGTTTCCCTGCGGAAACTCAACCTCCGGTGGAAGAAGATATCCGTCATATTTGTCAGCCATACCCACGCGGACCATGTTACGGGCATACCGGGGCTCCTCATGCTGTCTTCCCAGGTGGATCGGGATGATCCCCTGTACATTATCGGGCCCCCCCGAATTGCGGAGTATATCGAAACCAGCCGCCGGGTGCTGGATATGTATATCAACTACGAGATCATCATAAAGGAAGTGACCGAACCGGGTATCGTCTACCAGGGTGATGGGTTCCACGTCCGGGCCTTTAACCTGCGGCATACCAAACCCTGTTTAGGATATACCTTAGAGGAAGACGAGCGGCCGGGGATATTTCACCCGGAAAAGGCCGATGCCCTGGGTGTACCCCGGGGGCCCCTGTGGTCAAAGCTCCAGTCCGGGGAAACCGTTATTGCCGCAGACGGCAGGGAAGTACGGCCGGAAGAGGTTTTGGGGGAAACCCGGTCCGGGAGAAAGTTCTCCTTTGTAACCGATACCCTGGCCTTTCCGGAAATTGCCGATGAGGTGCATGGGTCCGACTTTTTTGTCTGCGAGGGGATGTTTGAACGGGCCCTGGAAGAAAGCGCCCGGGAGAAGAAACACATGACCGCCGAGCAGGCCGCCTATCTTGCCAAAGCTGCGGAGGTCAAAAAGATGGCCCTGATCCATTACAGCCCCCGGTACACGGAATACGATCTTAAACAGCTTCTTAAAGAGGCTCAAAGCATATTTCCCGGAACGATACTGTCCCGGGATAGAATGGTGTATCCAATAGAGTATATTGATTAA